Proteins from a single region of Lysinibacillus sp. JNUCC-52:
- the ruvX gene encoding Holliday junction resolvase RuvX — MRIMGLDVGSKTVGVAISDALGWTAQGIETVKIDEANGEFGIGRIAELVKEYTITEFVVGFPKNMNNTVGPRGEASENYKKLLEETFSLPVKLWDERLTTMAAERMLIEADVSRKKRKQVIDKMAAVMILQGYLDSKN; from the coding sequence ATGAGAATTATGGGATTAGACGTTGGGTCGAAAACAGTAGGTGTTGCGATTAGCGATGCACTTGGCTGGACGGCTCAAGGTATTGAAACCGTAAAAATTGATGAAGCAAATGGCGAATTCGGCATCGGCCGTATTGCTGAGCTAGTGAAGGAATATACTATCACTGAATTTGTTGTAGGATTCCCGAAAAACATGAATAATACGGTAGGACCACGTGGTGAAGCTTCTGAAAACTATAAAAAGTTATTAGAAGAAACATTTTCACTGCCGGTTAAACTTTGGGATGAACGTTTAACGACGATGGCTGCCGAGCGCATGTTAATCGAAGCGGACGTAAGTCGCAAAAAACGCAAGCAAGTCATTGATAAAATGGCTGCTGTGATGATTTTACAAGGCTATTTAGATAGCAAAAACTAA
- a CDS encoding DUF1292 domain-containing protein, which produces MNEETQEFIIIGDNGKEQTCRVVFTFDAEEKSYVLFSLIDENGQEIPGDISAMTFDYDDNSGEMTNLQPVETDAEWEMINEVVLTLLDEFQEEPQLITVTNEDGTDQVCEVIHTFASEQFGKSYVLYVAVSDEPMEERDIFAAQYIPGADGTIEDLLPIETDEEWAFVEDVLNDL; this is translated from the coding sequence ATGAACGAAGAAACACAAGAATTCATAATAATAGGTGACAATGGCAAAGAGCAAACATGCCGTGTTGTTTTTACATTTGATGCAGAGGAAAAATCATATGTACTGTTTTCCCTAATCGATGAAAATGGGCAGGAAATACCTGGTGATATTTCAGCAATGACATTCGATTATGATGATAACAGTGGAGAAATGACTAATTTACAACCTGTGGAAACAGATGCAGAATGGGAAATGATTAATGAAGTCGTGTTAACGCTTCTGGATGAATTCCAAGAAGAGCCACAGCTTATTACAGTAACAAATGAGGATGGAACGGATCAAGTGTGCGAGGTAATTCATACATTTGCCTCAGAACAATTCGGTAAATCGTACGTACTTTATGTAGCTGTCTCAGATGAGCCAATGGAGGAGCGAGATATTTTCGCCGCCCAGTATATACCTGGAGCAGATGGAACAATCGAGGATTTACTACCAATTGAAACAGATGAAGAATGGGCATTTGTAGAAGATGTATTAAATGACTTATAA
- a CDS encoding DUF1292 domain-containing protein translates to MAHEHNHEEELHVQHITVIDENGNEQLCEVIHVHESPEFGKSYVFYSMVGAEEDEDGSVEIFVSSFVPSENGEDGELTPIETEAEWDMVEDVLNALEDEDEE, encoded by the coding sequence ATGGCACACGAGCATAACCATGAAGAAGAATTACACGTACAACACATTACAGTGATTGATGAAAATGGAAACGAGCAGCTTTGCGAAGTGATTCACGTACACGAGTCTCCTGAATTCGGCAAATCATATGTATTTTACTCAATGGTAGGCGCTGAAGAGGATGAAGATGGCTCTGTAGAAATCTTCGTTTCATCATTTGTACCATCTGAAAACGGTGAAGATGGCGAATTAACACCGATTGAAACAGAAGCAGAATGGGACATGGTAGAAGACGTTTTAAACGCTTTAGAGGACGAAGACGAAGAATAA
- the mltG gene encoding endolytic transglycosylase MltG, with product MDNGSKKQEMFSKMKEKKTEVKIVRKIVAIIAIAFVLVFAVVGLMGYNYVKSALKPVDPDATKTIAVEVPIGSSLSSISALLEKKGIIKDAKVFKYYAKFKNESQFQAGNYDLTQSMTLDELIESLKTGKVYREPIFTMTIPEGLTLDQIGKIVEKKTPYTQKEFMDLVTSEAFVQKMMANYPELVTDAVLADNIRYDLEGYLFPATYSYFEEKPSLEAIVEEMIGAMNNVVKNYNEVLVEKQMSVHQLLTFASLLEEEATAQTDRETIASVFYNRIDEGMPLQTDPTVLYALGSHKDRVLYEDLEVENAYNTYKNKGLPPGPIAGAGKTSIEAALNPSKTDYFYFLADKEGVNHFSKTYDEHLQKVEKYLRQAE from the coding sequence GTGGATAACGGTTCTAAAAAACAAGAAATGTTTTCAAAAATGAAGGAAAAAAAGACTGAGGTAAAAATTGTGAGAAAAATAGTCGCTATTATAGCCATTGCATTTGTATTAGTATTTGCAGTTGTCGGTTTAATGGGGTACAACTACGTAAAAAGTGCTTTAAAACCAGTTGATCCCGATGCAACAAAAACAATAGCTGTCGAAGTTCCAATTGGCTCAAGTTTAAGCTCGATTTCGGCTTTATTGGAGAAAAAGGGCATAATTAAAGATGCAAAAGTTTTTAAATACTATGCAAAATTTAAAAATGAATCCCAATTCCAAGCAGGGAATTATGATTTAACACAATCAATGACATTGGACGAGCTGATTGAGAGCTTAAAAACAGGGAAGGTGTATCGCGAGCCTATCTTTACAATGACAATTCCAGAAGGCTTAACATTAGATCAGATTGGAAAAATCGTTGAAAAGAAAACTCCTTATACACAAAAAGAATTTATGGATTTAGTGACAAGCGAAGCATTTGTCCAAAAAATGATGGCCAACTATCCAGAGCTGGTTACAGATGCGGTACTGGCAGACAATATTCGCTATGATTTAGAAGGCTATTTATTCCCTGCAACATATTCATACTTTGAAGAGAAACCTTCGTTAGAAGCAATTGTTGAAGAAATGATAGGTGCTATGAATAATGTTGTGAAAAATTACAATGAAGTACTAGTAGAAAAACAAATGTCAGTCCATCAACTATTAACGTTTGCCTCATTATTAGAGGAAGAAGCAACGGCACAAACAGATCGTGAGACGATTGCAAGTGTATTCTATAATCGTATTGATGAAGGCATGCCACTCCAAACAGACCCAACTGTTTTATATGCACTTGGCTCACATAAAGACCGCGTTTTATATGAAGATTTAGAAGTAGAAAATGCTTATAATACTTACAAAAATAAAGGATTACCGCCAGGTCCAATTGCTGGTGCTGGAAAAACTTCGATTGAAGCAGCATTAAATCCGAGCAAAACTGATTATTTCTACTTCCTTGCAGATAAAGAAGGGGTCAACCACTTCTCAAAAACATATGATGAGCATTTGCAAAAAGTAGAAAAATATTTACGTCAAGCAGAGTAG